A part of Thermomicrobiales bacterium genomic DNA contains:
- a CDS encoding LuxR C-terminal-related transcriptional regulator has product MTIPLLIVGSYRDDALTSRYPLAQQLPHLVRDTHAERLTLQPIDRSGLADLVKARYCLADPDVEKLADMLVDLTQGNALFANELLRSFEESGTLTRNMERWVLTDVAHLRIPNRLREVIDVRLQRLTPEARSALQVAAMLGENVSLDLWAAICGFDDATLLDICDEALEARILDEGETTDQLRFHHALIRDALVESLHGPRRRLWHQKIAEAYASSRPALPDLVAQHYQEANDPRAVEWLIEAGRRAHWSHAWVEAADHFDAAANWLRHEVDRTREYSWLQFWSGIMRRFDDPQRGLAAIQDVLPAAMRLDDPLLRALASFYSGYLQFLLGDMRRGIREAEAACRETDAALRAGAFDACGVPPLGIAEAQESVALHCRAARLLSDQPDHPICLTWGTVVTNLAWLGYIEEALTIGEALATIWPPDPERARLTPDLGGNTGSGWADLYNGLGIAYALVGRPDDADRAFASARAMYQAIDHRMLIGDVYSQELELVLLPYRTEQVRERGFLAQHIAAMYQQVVGTFSTEVNLPLVASISYLALLECRWSDIQAAEEAYGSEETNVSWWHIKLGTVLAQLKRDQGKVAEAWEFIHELLPTGAATEPGNQGFIDVLMIQELAAGLAMDAGDLPTAHEWIVAHGRWVEWSGAVIGRAEGHLLWTRFCSLTGDNESAMHHARTALDLASEPRQPLLLSMAHRAVGRLEIITGNAAAAAHHLDQSLSLSTACALPYERAVSMQVYADLYLATGQFELARIALQEVRRICEPIRAETVLARVDAAETQLPLHTDSAPQYGLSPRELDVLRLIAAGRSNKDIAHELSMSVRTVERHSANIYTKIDVSSRAEAIALAHRHNFFNS; this is encoded by the coding sequence GTGACAATCCCACTGCTCATTGTTGGTTCGTATCGCGACGATGCGCTCACCTCGCGCTATCCCCTCGCGCAGCAGTTACCGCATCTCGTGCGCGATACGCACGCAGAACGACTCACCCTCCAGCCCATTGATCGGTCTGGTCTCGCCGACCTGGTAAAGGCGCGCTATTGCCTTGCAGATCCGGATGTCGAGAAGTTGGCCGACATGCTTGTTGATCTAACCCAGGGCAACGCGCTCTTTGCCAACGAGTTGCTGCGCTCGTTTGAGGAAAGCGGCACGCTGACCCGTAACATGGAGCGCTGGGTGCTGACAGATGTCGCGCATCTCCGCATTCCCAACCGCCTGCGCGAAGTGATCGATGTCCGTTTGCAACGGCTGACGCCTGAAGCGCGCTCAGCGTTGCAGGTCGCAGCCATGCTCGGGGAGAACGTTTCGCTCGACCTGTGGGCAGCGATTTGCGGATTCGACGATGCCACGCTGCTCGATATCTGCGACGAGGCACTCGAAGCTCGCATCCTTGACGAAGGCGAAACGACAGACCAACTCCGATTCCATCATGCGTTGATTCGCGATGCGCTCGTAGAGTCCCTGCACGGTCCGCGACGACGGTTGTGGCATCAGAAGATTGCCGAGGCGTATGCGTCATCGCGTCCTGCGTTGCCCGATCTGGTGGCACAACACTATCAGGAGGCCAACGATCCGCGTGCAGTCGAATGGCTCATCGAGGCGGGGCGACGCGCGCATTGGTCACACGCCTGGGTTGAGGCAGCCGATCATTTCGACGCTGCCGCGAATTGGCTCCGCCACGAGGTTGATCGCACGCGCGAATACAGCTGGCTCCAGTTCTGGTCTGGCATCATGCGCCGCTTCGATGATCCTCAGCGCGGCCTCGCGGCGATTCAGGACGTACTCCCGGCAGCCATGCGTCTGGACGATCCGCTATTGAGGGCCCTGGCGTCGTTCTATTCCGGCTACCTGCAATTCCTCCTTGGAGACATGCGACGGGGCATCCGTGAAGCTGAGGCAGCCTGCCGAGAAACAGACGCTGCGCTCCGCGCAGGGGCGTTCGATGCGTGCGGTGTTCCACCGCTAGGTATTGCCGAGGCGCAGGAGTCAGTCGCGTTGCACTGTCGGGCAGCGCGATTGTTGTCAGACCAGCCTGATCATCCAATATGCCTCACATGGGGGACTGTCGTCACCAATCTGGCCTGGTTGGGATATATCGAGGAAGCGCTCACCATCGGCGAAGCATTAGCGACGATCTGGCCTCCCGATCCAGAGCGAGCGCGCCTGACGCCTGACCTTGGTGGCAACACCGGCAGCGGTTGGGCGGATCTGTACAACGGCCTTGGCATCGCGTACGCACTCGTCGGTCGACCGGACGACGCAGACCGAGCGTTCGCGTCCGCACGAGCGATGTATCAGGCCATTGACCATCGGATGCTGATCGGCGATGTCTACTCGCAAGAGCTTGAGCTCGTGCTCTTGCCATATCGCACCGAGCAGGTAAGAGAGCGTGGCTTCCTCGCGCAGCACATCGCCGCCATGTACCAACAGGTTGTCGGCACGTTTTCGACAGAGGTTAACCTGCCGCTCGTCGCGTCAATTTCATACCTCGCGCTTCTCGAATGTCGCTGGTCGGACATTCAGGCGGCAGAAGAGGCGTACGGCTCCGAAGAAACAAATGTGTCATGGTGGCATATCAAGTTGGGCACGGTGCTGGCTCAGCTGAAGCGAGATCAGGGCAAGGTCGCAGAGGCGTGGGAGTTCATTCACGAATTGCTCCCCACCGGCGCGGCCACCGAACCCGGCAACCAGGGGTTCATTGATGTGCTCATGATTCAGGAATTGGCGGCCGGGCTGGCGATGGATGCGGGAGACCTGCCGACAGCTCATGAATGGATCGTGGCGCACGGCCGCTGGGTTGAGTGGAGCGGCGCAGTGATCGGGCGGGCAGAAGGGCACTTGTTGTGGACGCGATTCTGCTCCCTGACCGGCGACAACGAGTCCGCCATGCATCACGCGCGAACTGCGCTCGATCTGGCCAGCGAGCCACGTCAACCGCTACTGCTCTCGATGGCCCACCGCGCAGTCGGACGGCTGGAGATCATCACAGGAAATGCTGCCGCTGCCGCCCATCATCTCGATCAGTCGCTTTCACTGTCAACCGCCTGCGCATTGCCGTACGAGCGGGCGGTTTCAATGCAGGTCTACGCCGATCTGTACTTAGCGACTGGGCAATTTGAGCTAGCCCGAATCGCGCTTCAGGAAGTCCGCAGGATCTGTGAGCCAATTCGCGCGGAGACCGTGTTGGCGCGAGTGGACGCAGCGGAGACGCAGTTGCCGCTGCACACGGACTCCGCGCCGCAATATGGACTGAGCCCTCGCGAACTCGATGTCTTGCGACTGATCGCTGCCGGTCGCAGCAACAAGGACATTGCGCACGAGCTCTCGATGAGTGTGCGCACAGTTGAACGACACTCCGCCAACATCTACACAAAGATCGACGTGTCCAGCCGGGCTGAGGCCATCGCGCTGGCGCACCGCCACAACTTCTTCAACTCCTGA
- a CDS encoding magnesium chelatase, whose amino-acid sequence MSDQHQAQTLGELRASGYTVLPVREEMRRNLIARLRSDQPLFDGVVGYEETVLPQIENAILSGQDIIFLGERGQAKTRMARSLVNLLDEFVPIVAGSEINDDPFNPISRYAIDLIAEKGDDTPIEWIGRERRYAEKLATPDTTIADLIGEVDPIKVAEGRYLSDELTIHYGMIPRTNRGIFAMNELPDLAERIQVGLLNIMEERDVQIRGYRVRLPLDVYVVASANPEDYTNRGRIITPLKDRYGSQIRTHYPETIELEMDIMAQESLPAPTDGVDLYVPQFMREIIAEITHLARRSHDISQRSGVSVRMSIANYENVVASALKRTIRLNEKQAVPRISDLRAVIASTTGKIELETMGEVREDRIVEKLIQGAIIATFNRYFSVREFDDLVLGFDNGLTVDAADDLPAMNYVHQVSHIDGVREALEKLDLPGSPAGVASGVEFVLEGLHLNRRLNKDRAAGAGAQYKA is encoded by the coding sequence ATGTCGGATCAGCACCAGGCTCAAACATTAGGCGAACTGCGCGCCAGCGGCTACACCGTCCTACCAGTTCGCGAAGAGATGCGCAGGAACCTGATCGCCCGCCTTCGTTCCGATCAGCCGCTCTTTGACGGTGTCGTCGGCTATGAAGAGACCGTGCTGCCGCAGATCGAGAATGCGATTCTCTCCGGTCAGGACATCATCTTCCTCGGTGAGCGTGGACAGGCCAAAACACGTATGGCCCGTAGCCTCGTGAACCTGCTCGACGAATTCGTACCAATCGTCGCCGGCAGCGAAATCAATGACGATCCGTTCAATCCAATCAGCCGCTACGCCATCGACCTGATTGCAGAAAAGGGCGACGACACCCCGATCGAGTGGATCGGTCGTGAGCGGCGCTATGCTGAGAAGCTGGCAACGCCCGATACGACCATCGCTGACCTGATCGGTGAAGTCGATCCGATCAAGGTAGCCGAAGGCCGCTACCTCTCCGACGAATTGACAATCCACTACGGCATGATTCCCCGAACCAACCGCGGCATCTTCGCCATGAATGAGTTGCCGGACCTCGCCGAGCGTATCCAGGTCGGCCTGCTCAATATCATGGAGGAGCGCGATGTCCAGATCCGTGGCTACCGCGTGCGATTGCCGCTAGATGTCTACGTCGTCGCCAGCGCCAACCCGGAGGACTACACCAACCGCGGTCGCATCATCACGCCGCTGAAGGACCGCTACGGCTCGCAGATTCGCACACACTACCCGGAGACGATCGAGCTGGAGATGGACATCATGGCGCAGGAGTCGCTGCCCGCGCCGACCGACGGTGTCGATCTGTACGTCCCGCAGTTCATGCGCGAGATCATCGCCGAGATCACGCACCTGGCCCGTCGCAGCCACGACATCAGCCAGCGCTCCGGTGTCTCAGTGCGCATGTCGATCGCTAATTATGAGAACGTCGTTGCCAGCGCGCTCAAGCGGACGATCCGGCTGAACGAGAAGCAGGCCGTGCCGCGCATCTCCGATCTGCGAGCGGTCATCGCCTCGACCACCGGCAAGATCGAGCTGGAAACGATGGGCGAGGTTCGCGAGGATCGCATCGTTGAGAAGCTGATTCAGGGTGCGATCATCGCTACGTTCAACCGCTACTTCTCCGTCCGTGAGTTCGACGATCTCGTCCTCGGCTTCGACAATGGCCTGACCGTCGATGCCGCCGACGATCTCCCGGCGATGAACTACGTCCATCAGGTCTCGCATATCGATGGCGTCCGCGAGGCGCTGGAGAAGCTGGACCTGCCCGGTAGCCCGGCTGGCGTCGCGTCTGGCGTCGAGTTCGTGCTGGAGGGCCTGCACCTGAACCGGCGGCTCAACAAGGATCGAGCTGCTGGGGCTGGGGCGCAATACAAGGCCTAG
- a CDS encoding FAD-binding oxidoreductase, whose amino-acid sequence MKNYASYSYWLETCGDDLTPRPALRGSIDVDVAILGAGYTGLWTAYYLLEHEPTLKIAILEAEIAGFGASGRNGAWCTSGFPLGLSSLADRYGRDAALAVQHAMWDAVDEVGARAEQEEIDIEWRKGGSLRLARGQHQLPSIESSWATYEKFGLTNDYQKLDLQETAERINVTNTLGSIYTPHTATIQPGKLVRGLARAVEQRGATIYEQTRVTDFTAGAWPALHTDTGHVRAKTLVLAGEAFISQLPKMRRAVLPAYSLITLTEPLTESDWQEIGWDAHECVSSMSFMVNYLSRTSDGRIMFGGRGAPYHFGSAIRDEYDRHGPTHHMLQENVRTWFPMLKDVKFTHSWGGALGWSRDYMPTMRFDPRENVAMAGAYTGTGVATSNLSGRVLADQILGRDTDLVRLPMAQHAPKPWEPEPYRFLGVRLVQRGFAQLDAKAERTGVPSDGRSLAERLTHH is encoded by the coding sequence ATGAAGAACTACGCAAGCTATAGCTACTGGCTGGAAACCTGTGGCGACGATCTCACGCCGCGTCCCGCGCTGCGCGGATCAATCGACGTCGATGTGGCCATCCTCGGAGCGGGATATACCGGGCTCTGGACCGCCTACTATCTGCTCGAGCATGAACCGACCTTGAAGATCGCGATCCTCGAAGCTGAGATCGCCGGCTTCGGCGCGTCGGGTCGCAACGGCGCATGGTGCACATCGGGCTTCCCGCTCGGCCTGTCGTCACTGGCAGATCGCTATGGTCGCGACGCCGCACTGGCTGTGCAACACGCGATGTGGGATGCGGTCGATGAAGTCGGCGCGCGGGCGGAGCAGGAAGAAATCGATATCGAGTGGCGCAAGGGCGGCTCGCTACGCCTCGCGCGCGGTCAGCACCAGTTGCCGTCGATCGAGTCGTCCTGGGCTACGTACGAGAAGTTCGGTCTGACCAACGACTACCAGAAGCTTGATCTGCAAGAGACCGCCGAACGGATCAACGTCACCAACACGCTCGGCTCAATCTATACGCCACATACCGCGACGATCCAGCCGGGCAAGCTCGTCCGTGGCCTGGCCCGCGCGGTCGAGCAGCGCGGCGCAACGATCTACGAGCAGACGCGCGTCACCGACTTCACGGCCGGAGCGTGGCCTGCGCTACACACGGACACCGGACACGTCCGCGCGAAGACGCTGGTTCTGGCAGGTGAGGCATTCATCAGCCAGCTTCCGAAAATGCGCCGCGCAGTCCTGCCGGCCTATTCCCTCATCACGCTGACCGAGCCGCTCACGGAGTCAGACTGGCAGGAGATCGGCTGGGACGCACATGAATGCGTTTCATCAATGAGCTTCATGGTGAACTACCTGTCGCGCACATCCGACGGCCGAATCATGTTCGGCGGTCGCGGCGCGCCGTACCACTTCGGCTCGGCGATCCGCGACGAGTACGATCGCCATGGTCCGACCCACCACATGTTGCAGGAAAACGTGCGCACGTGGTTCCCGATGTTGAAGGATGTGAAGTTCACGCACTCGTGGGGAGGCGCGCTGGGCTGGTCGCGAGACTACATGCCAACGATGCGATTCGATCCGCGCGAGAACGTCGCTATGGCCGGTGCATATACCGGTACCGGTGTCGCCACCTCAAACCTGAGTGGCCGCGTGCTCGCGGATCAGATCCTTGGTCGTGACACCGACCTCGTCCGCCTGCCGATGGCCCAGCACGCACCAAAGCCGTGGGAGCCGGAGCCGTACCGCTTTCTGGGCGTGCGGCTGGTTCAGCGTGGTTTCGCACAGTTGGACGCCAAGGCTGAGCGAACCGGCGTCCCATCGGACGGTCGTTCGCTCGCAGAACGATTGACGCACCACTGA
- a CDS encoding type II secretion system protein E codes for MTQPHGSTGTASAASPSPSDYGQPFGWWGSGWTPHNQRSLIWLIEREALDVVSSAFLTLAIEARASLMVIAEPHGAGKTTLLTALLDFLPNDIAPIFLRGWYERFEFLSATPASHAYLLCNEISAHLPIYLWGHGVRRVFDAVLDGYPLATTMHASSASDALAQLMSYPLEVPAEHLAHLDLVVNISVGYSGSRLLRRVSTIERIVPNDADAPRIVQIAYRQSLRGDLEFQIGRYIAVLAELGGWDDREASDRLARRTHQIRDWCARGLSTASTIRGYVIDARRTDELP; via the coding sequence TTGACGCAGCCTCACGGCAGCACTGGAACTGCATCTGCGGCATCACCCAGCCCATCCGACTACGGACAGCCGTTCGGTTGGTGGGGATCAGGCTGGACGCCACACAACCAGCGCTCACTCATCTGGCTCATCGAACGCGAAGCACTCGATGTCGTCAGCTCCGCGTTCCTCACGCTGGCGATCGAAGCGCGAGCCTCGCTTATGGTCATCGCCGAACCGCACGGCGCAGGTAAAACGACGCTACTCACCGCACTGCTCGACTTCCTGCCGAACGACATTGCGCCGATCTTCCTGCGTGGCTGGTATGAGCGATTTGAGTTTCTATCGGCTACTCCGGCTTCGCATGCGTATCTGCTGTGCAATGAGATCAGTGCGCATTTGCCGATCTACCTTTGGGGACATGGTGTGCGGCGTGTCTTTGATGCCGTCCTCGATGGCTACCCTCTCGCGACGACGATGCACGCTTCGTCTGCTTCAGATGCGCTCGCCCAACTCATGTCGTACCCGCTGGAGGTTCCGGCCGAGCACCTCGCTCATCTTGACCTCGTTGTGAACATTAGCGTCGGGTACTCGGGCAGCCGTTTGCTTCGACGCGTCTCAACCATCGAGCGCATCGTGCCGAATGACGCAGACGCTCCGCGCATCGTGCAGATCGCATACCGCCAGTCGCTGCGCGGCGATCTCGAATTTCAGATTGGTCGTTACATAGCCGTCCTCGCTGAGCTGGGCGGTTGGGACGACCGTGAGGCATCGGATCGTCTGGCGCGCAGAACACATCAGATCCGCGACTGGTGTGCACGCGGATTGAGTACAGCCAGCACGATCCGTGGCTATGTCATCGACGCACGCCGCACCGACGAGCTGCCGTAG
- a CDS encoding DUF2029 domain-containing protein has product MKSTSKRIVVVLLVLQCVMLAGMLRRDGPFDHVGMDFLTTWVDASMIRDGDAHRLYDTRAQWEYELPVINQYDVHWNDRVMHPYLAPPPLAILGIPFTLLSPMAALAIWMSLAIGAVLLALRKLCSSFAIEWSDIAPLVLGSMPLFALVMLGQADGLLVLAFVVFLAQLRRGREGRAGLALAVLAMKPQLLLAPIIYLLVTGRRRAVVSVAVASAAEAALSFALIGWGGLQDALAVSRRMGGPAGDAVIHVAGMLNIRAAVARSLPTNMEFLQTVVIVVLTALILGVTARIWRRGDSHAVTPIGAGLLCIVTVLTAFHAHYHSGVLALLGVGLLAVGLREHGEAQAAQRLVTLTLITFSFVPFVLFLINESTRRPAALGTIVLLGMWTWMAYRLSLQARPVASLTVLARETSPSSSQPHSEA; this is encoded by the coding sequence GTGAAATCCACATCGAAACGGATAGTTGTCGTCCTGCTTGTGCTGCAGTGCGTCATGCTAGCTGGCATGCTCCGCCGCGATGGCCCATTCGATCATGTCGGCATGGATTTTCTGACCACCTGGGTTGATGCCAGCATGATTCGCGATGGCGATGCTCACCGGCTGTACGACACCCGCGCCCAGTGGGAATACGAGCTTCCGGTTATCAACCAGTACGACGTGCATTGGAACGACCGCGTCATGCACCCGTATCTGGCTCCGCCACCGCTGGCGATCCTCGGTATTCCCTTCACCTTGCTGTCACCGATGGCCGCGCTCGCAATCTGGATGAGCCTGGCGATCGGCGCAGTGTTGCTGGCGCTTCGCAAGCTCTGCTCGTCGTTCGCGATTGAGTGGAGTGACATCGCGCCGCTCGTTCTTGGGTCGATGCCACTGTTCGCGCTGGTCATGCTTGGGCAGGCCGACGGTCTACTCGTGCTGGCGTTTGTGGTGTTCCTCGCACAGTTGCGACGCGGTCGAGAAGGTCGAGCTGGCCTTGCGCTCGCTGTGCTGGCGATGAAGCCACAGCTCCTGCTAGCGCCGATCATCTACCTCCTGGTGACCGGTCGGCGTCGGGCTGTCGTGTCGGTTGCTGTGGCAAGCGCTGCCGAAGCCGCGCTGTCGTTTGCCCTGATCGGCTGGGGTGGATTGCAGGACGCGTTGGCAGTGTCGCGTCGCATGGGTGGCCCAGCCGGCGATGCCGTGATCCACGTCGCCGGCATGCTCAACATTCGCGCTGCGGTCGCGCGCTCGCTGCCGACCAACATGGAATTCCTCCAGACGGTCGTCATCGTTGTGCTGACCGCGCTCATTCTGGGCGTCACTGCCCGAATCTGGCGACGGGGCGATAGTCATGCGGTCACGCCGATCGGAGCGGGGTTGCTCTGCATCGTGACTGTGCTCACGGCGTTTCATGCGCACTACCATAGCGGCGTGCTCGCGCTGCTTGGTGTCGGGCTGCTCGCAGTTGGCCTTCGGGAACACGGCGAAGCCCAGGCAGCGCAGCGCCTCGTGACGTTGACGCTGATCACCTTCAGCTTCGTGCCGTTCGTGCTATTTCTAATCAACGAGTCGACACGCCGACCTGCGGCGCTCGGGACGATCGTCCTGCTCGGTATGTGGACCTGGATGGCCTACAGGCTTTCGCTGCAGGCGCGTCCCGTTGCGAGCCTGACCGTGCTGGCCAGAGAGACATCACCGTCATCGTCACAACCACACTCGGAGGCGTAG
- a CDS encoding SWIM zinc finger family protein codes for MTHIQTVTPLSTWQRMAEKADREGLRAYRLNGDPRYWAVSSKSQPLTAYEVTVYDSDLLCTCRGSEFRSYCKHRALVLRELGALDETHLQAA; via the coding sequence ATGACGCATATACAGACGGTGACCCCGCTCTCCACCTGGCAACGGATGGCAGAGAAAGCCGACCGCGAAGGTCTGCGGGCCTACCGCCTCAACGGCGACCCACGGTACTGGGCCGTCTCCAGCAAGAGTCAACCGCTGACCGCCTACGAGGTCACCGTGTATGACAGCGATCTGCTCTGCACCTGTCGGGGTAGCGAGTTCCGCTCCTACTGCAAGCACCGCGCGCTCGTACTGCGCGAGCTTGGTGCCCTCGACGAGACCCATTTGCAAGCGGCCTGA
- the lpdA gene encoding dihydrolipoyl dehydrogenase, with product MAQEQNSYDVLFLGGGTGGYVAAIRAAQLGMRVGVIEKDLVGGTCVHRGCIPAKALLKGASVASTVKEAAKYGVTPGEISLDYAVTMGNARKVVDQNYKGIQFLFRKHKIDTIEGWGVLTSPNTIKVQTKDGSSTEVTAKNIIIDTGSTPRPIKGLDWDPKRVFNSDHATTEPYLPKRVIVRGGGATGLEFASTYRDFDCEVTLVGRVAPNEDEEVQKELTRAFQRRGIRVIPNVRPTAEDFEISDDGVKMRFTADGKDEVIEADALLVATGRFGNYEGIGLEEVGVKVVDGYIAVDEYMRTNVPGVFAIGDVTGKQQLAHTAMHQGVVAVELIAGEKPHALDYGKIPWVTYCSPEIGSVGLTEQKARDAGYNVQTGKFPLSANGKARIEGDTVGFAKLVVDADTDQILGVHLLGGHATESISEAGLAMMFEATAWELTITVHPHPTISEVIHEAALDVFGRPLHI from the coding sequence ATGGCGCAGGAGCAGAACTCGTACGATGTCCTCTTTCTCGGTGGCGGAACCGGTGGGTACGTCGCAGCAATTCGGGCCGCACAGCTGGGAATGCGCGTAGGGGTCATTGAAAAGGACCTCGTCGGTGGCACATGCGTCCATCGCGGTTGCATCCCGGCGAAGGCGCTGCTGAAGGGCGCATCGGTAGCCAGCACCGTGAAGGAAGCCGCGAAGTACGGTGTGACGCCTGGTGAAATCAGCCTGGACTACGCCGTCACGATGGGCAATGCCCGCAAGGTTGTGGATCAGAACTACAAAGGCATCCAGTTCCTCTTCCGCAAGCACAAGATCGATACGATCGAGGGCTGGGGCGTCCTGACCTCACCGAACACGATCAAGGTTCAGACCAAGGACGGGTCGTCAACGGAAGTCACCGCCAAGAACATCATTATCGACACCGGCTCAACTCCTCGACCAATCAAGGGGCTCGACTGGGACCCGAAGCGTGTCTTCAATAGCGACCACGCGACGACTGAGCCGTACCTGCCGAAGCGCGTCATTGTTCGTGGCGGCGGGGCGACCGGCCTTGAGTTCGCCAGCACCTACCGCGACTTCGATTGTGAAGTGACCCTTGTTGGTCGAGTCGCGCCGAACGAGGACGAAGAGGTCCAGAAGGAGCTCACCCGAGCGTTCCAGCGGCGCGGCATTCGCGTTATCCCGAACGTCCGCCCGACGGCCGAAGACTTCGAGATCAGCGATGATGGCGTGAAGATGCGCTTCACCGCAGACGGCAAGGATGAAGTCATCGAGGCTGACGCGCTGCTGGTTGCGACCGGGCGCTTCGGCAACTACGAGGGCATCGGCCTGGAAGAGGTCGGCGTCAAGGTTGTCGATGGCTACATTGCGGTTGATGAGTACATGCGCACGAACGTTCCGGGCGTCTTCGCCATTGGCGATGTCACCGGGAAGCAGCAGCTCGCGCACACCGCCATGCATCAGGGCGTTGTTGCTGTCGAGCTGATCGCCGGCGAGAAGCCGCACGCGCTCGACTACGGCAAGATCCCCTGGGTGACCTACTGCTCGCCGGAGATCGGATCTGTCGGTCTCACTGAGCAGAAGGCTCGTGACGCAGGCTACAACGTACAGACCGGCAAGTTCCCGCTCTCGGCCAACGGCAAGGCCCGCATCGAAGGTGACACCGTCGGTTTCGCCAAGCTGGTGGTCGACGCTGACACCGACCAGATCCTTGGGGTTCACCTGCTGGGCGGTCACGCGACGGAGTCGATCTCCGAGGCCGGGCTGGCGATGATGTTCGAGGCAACTGCCTGGGAGCTGACGATTACCGTCCATCCGCACCCGACGATTTCCGAAGTCATTCACGAGGCGGCGCTCGACGTCTTCGGGCGGCCCCTGCACATCTAG
- a CDS encoding thiamine pyrophosphate-dependent dehydrogenase E1 component subunit alpha: MASNGTGSAATVSHEAVGDLSHDELRRMYETMLLARQLDERMWLLNRSGRAPFVVSVQGHEAAQVGMAFALDPNRDWLVPYYRDLALVLHFGYSARDAMLSLLARAEEPNSGGRQMPGHYGSREKRFYIGSSVVGTQFPQAAGFALAAKMRGEDTVVVTSIGEGGTAQGDVHEGLNWASIHKLGVIFFVQNNHYAISVPMDREMAVKTVAERAAAYGIPGVRVDGADAVEVYLAAREAVARARRGDGPTLFEAVVTRMTPHSSDDDDRLYRSREEVQSYKERDPLVVTRQRLVDLDVLDEVHESEILARVKAAVNDATEYAEQAPLPDPSEAFKHVYAEVGQTV; encoded by the coding sequence ATGGCGAGCAACGGCACAGGCAGTGCGGCAACCGTATCCCACGAAGCGGTGGGAGATCTGTCGCACGATGAACTGCGAAGAATGTATGAGACGATGCTGCTGGCCAGGCAGCTTGATGAGCGCATGTGGTTGCTGAACCGTAGCGGTCGCGCGCCGTTCGTCGTTTCCGTTCAGGGGCACGAGGCCGCGCAGGTCGGCATGGCATTCGCCCTCGATCCCAACCGGGACTGGCTTGTCCCCTACTATCGTGACCTTGCACTCGTTCTCCACTTCGGATATTCCGCACGCGACGCAATGCTCTCGCTCCTTGCCCGGGCCGAAGAGCCGAACTCCGGCGGGCGGCAAATGCCCGGCCACTATGGCTCCCGCGAGAAGCGCTTCTACATTGGATCCAGCGTCGTTGGCACGCAGTTCCCGCAGGCAGCCGGTTTCGCACTGGCAGCGAAGATGCGCGGCGAAGACACTGTCGTCGTGACCAGCATCGGCGAGGGCGGCACAGCGCAGGGCGATGTCCACGAGGGACTGAACTGGGCCTCGATCCATAAGCTCGGCGTCATCTTCTTTGTCCAGAACAACCACTATGCCATCTCGGTCCCGATGGATCGTGAGATGGCTGTGAAGACGGTGGCCGAGCGTGCAGCCGCGTACGGCATCCCGGGTGTGCGCGTCGATGGCGCGGACGCGGTTGAGGTGTATCTGGCTGCGCGCGAGGCAGTCGCTCGCGCACGTCGCGGCGACGGGCCAACGCTGTTTGAAGCTGTCGTCACCCGCATGACACCCCACTCGTCTGATGACGACGACCGACTCTATCGCAGCCGAGAAGAAGTGCAGAGTTACAAGGAACGCGACCCACTGGTCGTGACTCGCCAGCGCCTGGTCGATCTGGACGTCCTTGATGAAGTGCACGAGAGCGAAATACTGGCGCGGGTGAAAGCCGCTGTCAACGACGCGACCGAGTACGCCGAGCAAGCCCCGCTGCCCGATCCGAGCGAAGCCTTCAAGCATGTCTATGCCGAGGTCGGGCAGACGGTCTAG